Genomic segment of Aliarcobacter trophiarum LMG 25534:
TTATTTGCTCTATCTACTTTTGCATCGAATATCAAAGTATAATCAACCATTTTCTGAGCAGTTTTAATCAAAGCCTCTTTTAGAGCATTTTCAACATCTGTAATTTTAAGACCTTTTTCATAAGCTATTGAGTCTAAAATATCTATTATTTTATCCATAATTGTATCCTATAGTTTTTTTAACATTGAAATGGTAAGTTTGATTTTCAATGCAAGTTTTAGGGCAATAGTATATCAAAAATACCTTTTATAGAAATTAAAGCAATTTTTCACTAAAATATACGATTATTTGAAAAAAAAGGTTTAATAAAATGGAACTATTAATTGCTAGAAATGAATTAAATGAAAAGCCAAAAAAAGTACAGTTGGAAAAAATCAAAGATGAGTTAAAAAAAGATACTCAAAAAATATTTTACTTTGATAGAGACAACTCTCACAAAGATATGATGGCTTTAGTTGAATCTTTAGAGAAAGAGGGATTTAATATCTACTTTAGAGAGATTAAATTTGGATTAGCTGATGATGAGTATATGTATGAGGTTCATGCACTGTAATATTTATAGTGCCATAAAATATGAGTAAAAAACTATTTATACAAACTTTAGGCTGTCAAATGAATGACACCGATAGTAAGCATATTCAAGCAGAGCTTGAAAAACATAAAGGTTATACAGCAACAAATACTCTTGAAGATGCTGATTTGATTATTATAAACACTTGTAGTGTTAGAGAAAAACCTGTTCAGAAACTATTTTCTGAAATTGGGCAATTTAACAAAAAGAAAAAAGATGGTGCTAAAATTGGAGTTTGTGGATGCACTGCTTCACATTTAGGAAAAGATATTATAAAAAGAGCACCTTATGTTGATTTTGTTTTGGGTGCTAGAAATATCTCAAAAATCAAAGATGTTGTTGATATAAAAGGCTCTGTAGAGATAAGTATTGAAAACGATGACTCTACATATGAGTTTGCAATAGCAAAAAATAACAGCTTTAGAACTAGTGTAAATATATCTGTTGGTTGTGACAAAGAGTGTACATATTGTATAGTTCCTAGTACAAGAGGAGATGAAATATCTATTCCACCTGAAATGATAGTTGCACAAATACAAAAAGCAGTTGATAATGGTGTTGTTGAAGTTGCACTTTTAGGACAAAATGTAAACTCTTATGGGAAAAGATTTAGCTCTAATAGAGAAAAATATAGTTTTACAAAACTACTTCAAGATATATCAAAAATAGATGGTTTAAAACGAATTAGATTTACATCTCCACATCCACTTCACATGGATGATGAGTTTATAGAAGAGTTTGCAAGAAATCCTAAAATTTCTAAATGTATTCATATGCCTTTACAAAGCGGCTCTACAAAGATTTTAAAGGCTATGAAAAGAGGATACACAAAAGAGTGGTTTTTAAATCGAGCTTTTAAAATGAGAGAGTTAATTCCAAATTTAAGAATTACAACAGATATTATTGTAGCTTTCCCAGGGGAAACAGATGAAGACTTTTTAGATACTTTAGATGTTGTAAATCAAGTGAAGTTTGACCAAATTTTTAACTTCAAATACTCTCCAAGACCAAATACAAAAGCTCTTGAACTAAAAGAACAGGAGATTGAAGATAGTGTTGGTAGTGCAAGACTTGAAGAGCTAATCGAACTTCACAAAAGATATTTAGAAAACTCTATGCCAAATATGCTTGGAGAAACTGTAAATATTTTGGTTGAGAGTTTAAAACCAAATGGAGAGGTAAGTGGATACACAGATAACTACTTTTTAGTGTTTACAAAAGGGAGTGATGAGCTACTTGGGAAATTTGTAGATGTAAAAATTACAGAAGTTACAAGAACTTCTTTAAAAGGTGAAATAGTAGCATAATGTGGAAAGAATTTAAGAAAAAATATGCTCCTTATTTACTATATTTAATAGCAAAATTTATATATGTAACAAATAAAAAAATTTATCACCATCCAAAAGATGACAAAGAACCATTTGTTTTATGTATGTGGCATGGTGATTTACTTTCACAAATCTTTAACTATCATCACTTTAGAAAAGGTTGGGTTATAAAAGCTTTGATTAGTGAAAATAGAGATGGAGAGATGATTGCAAAAATCGCTTCGCTTTTTAATTGTGGAGCAATTCGTGGTTCTAGCTCAAATGGTGCATCAAAAGTTTTAATAAGAGCAATAAAAGAGCTAAAAATTGGTAACGATGTAGCAATTACTCCTGATGGTCCAAGAGGTCCACGATATAGTATTGCAGATGGGGTTGTAATAATTTCACAAAAGAGTGGAAAAAAAATTAGATGTTTCAATGCCTTACCTAGCAAATATTGGCAATTTAAATCATGGGATAAATTTGTTTTACCAAAACCTTTTGGTAAAATTAATTTCTACATAAGTGAGCCTTTTAGTGTAGAAGATATGGAACTTGAAACTGCAAAATCTTTTATAAAAGAGAAGATGATGCAACACTCTTTAATATAAATTAGGAAAAAAAATGTTTAAAAAAGAGACTATGTTTATTAATGTTGTAAAACAGAATAATAATCTAAAAGTTGAATATAAAAAATATATAAATAACAAAGAACAAAGTGAAGACAACTCAACATTTTTACTAGATGGTGATATTCTTCCTGATAATATTGTTCAAAAATTAAATAATCTACAAAATGAGAATGATTTAAGCTATATATCGACTCTACTTTTAAGTGACACCACAAAGTTAATCCCAAAATCAATATCACCAAAGGTAAAAGATTGTGAAATTATAAATTTCAACGAAATTTACGATATTGTTGTATTAAAAACAACACTATTTGAAACACAAAACTATTTTGGAAAAACTGGTGTAGATTATATATATTCAGCTTTTCACATAATGAATGCTCATATTCAAAAGCAAAATTCAAAAAACGAGTTACTCTTTTTTATCTATAATGATAGAGCTTATATTTTAATAGTAGATAAAAATAGTAAGATAGTTTATAATGAAGTTGTAGATCTATTAACTTTCGATGCCGTTAAAAGAACTCACTTTTATGAAGATAATTTAGAGGGTCAAAAACTTTTTGATGAGCTTTACTATCTTGAATTAAATGAACTTTTACAAAAAATCTTAAAAAACTTTCATGAGAGCCAAAAAGAGGTTTTTATCCAAAAAATCTCTTTCTTATTTGCTTTAAGAAATCTTACAAAAGAGCAATTAACAAACCTAAGCCTTGAGCTTATGTTAAAAATAGATGACTACTCTGTAGATATTCACGATGAACTTTTTACTCTATCAAGAAATACAAATATTTCAAAAAGCTTTATCGTCCCTAGAAAAAAGAAGAAGAAAAGAGATTCAAGATATATTTTTGTATTTATTCTATTTGCTTTAATGCTTTATGGTGGATATAAAATTTATAATATGATAGATTTTAGATCTTTAGCTGTAAACTTAAATCTAATAGAAGCAAAAAAAAATATTCAACTTGAAAAACTCCCTGACCATATTTTAAATAACAGTAAAATTGAAGAGAGAGTTAAAGCTATTTTCAAAAATATCCCACAAAGTATTGTTATAAATGAATTAACTCTTACAAGTAACACTTTAGAGCTAAAGATTAAATCAAAAGATAGTGAAAATTTAAACCTATTAAAAACAGCTTTAAGTAGTATTTACCAAACTATTGAGACAAAAAAATTAGATGAAAAGCAAGAGAGTGATTTTGAGGCAATTGTTGTAGCAAAAGGTGAAATAGAACTAAAAGATATAATATATGGAATATTTACAAAAGATTATCTACAAGATGAACTTTTTGATAAAGATAGTATTTATGAACAACTAAAAATACTCTTGCCAGAACACTCAATCATAAAATATATTGAAACATACAATGCAAATAAAGTTGAAGTTTTTACTTATAGTGTAAATATAATTATACAAGAACCAAAAGAGTTATTTAATCTATTTACAAATATAAATAGTGAGCTATACTCAATTACTATTTCTAAACCTATTTTAATGAAAAATAGAGATTTAGGTATTGAAGTTGATTTTATAATAGAGTTTAATCAACTAAAAAACTAATCTAAAACTATTTAAAAAAATAGTTTTAGTATTTTGGTTTTAAAATATATAACTTCCCTTTCTCTTTCATTCTTCCAGCATAATTTAAAGCTTCAGCTCCAAATCCCCAAAAAAGGTCAGCTCTTATTTCACCTTTTATTGCTCCACCAACATCAGCTGCTATTGTAAGCTTATTTATAGGCTCTTTAGAGATAGGATTTTGTGTATTTAAAAATACAGGCATTCCTAAAGGAATATATGTTCTATCTACTGCTATATTTCTTTTTGGAGTTAAGACAGTATTTAGAGCTCCTGTTGCTCCTTGATTTGCAACTTTAAAAAAAACATAACTTTCATTTAAATTTAAAATTTTATCTATTGTTGATGGTTTTTTTAGCAACTCCTCTTTTATAGTTTGAACACTTATATCCTCTTTTGAGATTATCTCATTGTCAATAAAATATCTTCCAATACTTGTATATGCTCTTCCGTTTTGTCCTGCATATCCAATATTTAGAATCTCTCCACTATCAAGTTGTATTTTTCCACTTCCTTGAACTTGTAAAAAAAATAGATCTATTTTATCATCCACATAAGCAATTGCTTCAAGATTTTTGTTGTTTGGATTTTTTTCTATAGAGGCTCTTGTATCGTAAGGGATAATCTTTTTACCAACTCTTTTCCCAATAGATTTATACTCTTGTAAACTATTTATATTTGATAAGACTAAATCTTTAGGGATTTTGTAAACTGGATATTTATATCTTTGAGTTTTCTTCAAACTACCATATAATAGTGGCTCATAATACCCTGTTATCATTCCCTCATCATGAAAATCATTGTTATAAAGCTTATATGCATAAAAATTTGATACAAAAAACATAGCTCCATCATTTGTCTGTTGTGCTTTTTGGCAAACATTTTTTAACTCTTCATACCTTTGTGATTTTTGACAATCTTTTCTAAATACTTCTAAAGCATGATTTAGATCATCTTCAAAAAAACCTTTTATTTGAGAGAAAGGAACTTGTTGCATTCCATTTAAAATCTCTTTTTCATATTTTGATTCAAGAGCATTTGAAGAGTATTCTGGTTTTAAAGTTTCATCTTTTTTTGAACAAGAGTTCATTAAAAAAATAAGTAAGCCTAAAACTATTAAGTTTTTCATATACCACATCCCATTTGAGAATTTATTGAATATAACTCTTTTAAACCACAACTTGTACACAAAAACTCAACATCTTTTACACCAGAGCATCCATAATCTTTTAAAACTCTAGGTTTAATTATCTCTTGCGTAAAGTGTGTATTGCTAGTTTTATCAAAAAAAACTTTTTTTGTCTCTTTGCAACTAGGACATGTACCACTTAAAAGTGAAAAAAGGCGATTTTGTTTTGATTTAAAAAAGATATATATTAGAAGTAATATTACTATAAAAATAGTAAAAAGAAGAATAAGTGTCTGCATGAAGTAGAGTTTTACTCTACCTCAGCATCAATTACATCATCATCTTTTTTTGCTTTTGATTGTCCATCTTGAGCTTGACCTTGCTCATCCTCTTTTTTATACATAGCTTCTGCTAATTTATGAGATTTTTCAGTTAAAACTTTCAATTTCTCTTCAATTTGCTCTTTTGTAGCATTTTCATCTTTTAAAACTTCTTCAAGCTCAGCTGCTGCATCAATAATAGCTTTTTTCTCATCTTCACTTATTGCATTTTCATTCTCTTCTAAAGTTTTTCTTGTGCTATGAAGCATTGCATCTGCTTGATTTCTAACTTCAATAAGAGCTTTTTTCTTTGCATCTGTCTCTTTATTTGCTTCAGCTTCAGCAACCATTTTTGCAATCTCATCATCACTTAATCCAGAACTTCCAGAAATTGTAATTTTATTCTCTTTTCCTGTTCCTTTATCCTTTGCACTTACATTTAAAACTCCATTTGCATCTATATCAAATGTTACTTCAATTTGTGGAACACCTCTAGGAGCTGCTGGAATATCAGAAAGTTCAAACATACCTAAAGATTTATTGTCCCTTGCAAACTCTCTTTCTCCTTGAGAAACATGAATAGAAACTGCTGGTTGATTATCATCAGCTGTACTAAATACTTGAGATCTTTTTGCAGGAATTGTTGTACCTTTTTCAATTAATTTTGTCATAACTCCACCTAAAGTCTCAATTCCTAATGAAAGTGGTGTAACATCAAGTAAAAGTACATCTTTTACATCCCCTCTTAAAACTCCAGCTTGTACAGCAGCTCCAGCAGCAACAACTTCATCTGGGTTTACACCTTTATTTAAATCTTTTCCAAAGAAATCTCTTACAACTTGATTTGCTTTTGGTAATCTTGTACTTCCACCAACCATAATAATCTCATCAATTTCACCTTTATCAAGATTTGCCTCTTTTAAAGCTACTTTTATGTGAGCTAAAGTTTCATCTATTAACTTCTCAGTCATTGCTTCAAATTTTGCTCTTGTTAATGATTTTACTAAGTGAATTGGACCTGCATTTCCCATAGAGATAAATGGTAGATTAATCTCTGTTGATTCTGCACTACTTAACTCTTTTTTTGCATTCTCAGCAGCATCTTTTAATCTTTGAAGTGCCATTTTGTCATTTTTAACATCAAAACCATTTTCAGCTTTAAACTCTTCTGCTAACCAATCAATAATTTTATTATCAAAATCATCTCCACCTAAAAATGCATTTCCATCTGTACTTAGAACTTCAAATGTTCCATCTCCAATCTCAAGAACTGTAACGTCAAATGTTCCTCCACCTAAATCGTAAACTAAAACTTTCTCTTCACCTTTTTTATCAAGTCCATAAGCTAAAGATGCAGCTGTTGGTTCATTTATAATTCTTAGAACATTAAGTCCTGCAATTGTTCCAGCTTCTTGAGTAGCTTTTCTTTGTGCATCGTTAAAATATGCAGGAACTGTAATAACAGCATCTGTAACACTACTTCCTAAATACTCTTCTGCATCTGCTTTTAATTTTCCTAATATTTTTGCTGAAATCTCTTGAGGAGTATAAACTTTTCCAGCTATTTCAACTGCTGTTGCTCCATTTCTATCAACAATTTTATATCCTACTTTACTTTGAGCCTCTTTTGCATTTGGTTCATTCATCATTAAACCCATAATTCTCTTTATAGAATAGATAGTTTTTTCAGGATTTGTAATAGCTTGTCTTTTTGCAGGATCACCTACAAGTACTTCACCTTTATCTGTATAAGCAACAATTGAAGGAGTTGTATTTTTTCCCTCTTTATTTGGAATAATTTTTGCCTCTCCATTTTCATAAACTGCAACACAAGAGTTTGTTGTTCCTAAATCTATACCAATAACTTTACTCATTTTTTCTTCCTTTTATTAAGTTTTTTTAATTTTAAATTTTATTTATAGTTTATTGACATTTCGGTCAACTCTCTTATCTTATTTCTAATTAGCTATACTAACCATAGAAGGTCTTAGCAATCTATCTTTTAATAAGTACCCTTTTTGTAACTCTTGGACTATTTTCCCACTCTCATGCTCAGTACTATCTACTTGCATAACTGCATTATGTACATTTGGATCAAATTCACCAGTTGTATCAACTTTTACAATATCATATTTTTCAAAAGTTGTTAAAAAGCTTTTTAGAGTTAGTTCAATTCCCTCTTTTAGTTTTGGTAAAAGCTCTTCCGCACTAATATTTACATCAGCTGATTTCAAAGCCATCTCCAATGTATCAAGAGGAGTTAATAGATCTTTTGCAAACTTCTCACTTGCATAATCTATTGCCATAAATTTCTCTCTTTCTAGCCTTTTTTTGATATTCTCAAAATCAGCATGAACTCTTAAAATCTTCTCTTCACTCTCTTTTAGCTCATTTTCAAGCCTAGAAATAACATCTTCTAAACTTTCAGTTTGGCTCTCTTTACACTCTTGAGACTCTTCACAACAACTTTTAGTCTCTTCTACTTTTTCTTCCAAAACTTCATCTTGTTTTACTTCACTCATTTTTTCTCCTTAATAACTTATAATTTGTTCAAAAAAATATTCATAATCTTTTGATAATTCACCAACAACAAATATTTTTACATCTTCATTATTGATTTTGCAGAATTTACAAATTCCTATATAATTTTGTGGTAAAAAACCATCAAAATATAGCCCCTCTTTTAACTCATCTAAAATTGAGCCTTTTAAAAATCTATCTATTGTAAACTCATCAAAATCAAAATTTAATGCTAAAGATAAAAACTCTTTGTAGTTAAAAATATCAAAATTACTACTTTGTAAACTTTGATTTATTGCACTATAAAGCTCATATGCCCCAACATCTTTTGATACTTTTAAAATATCTTTTAAAGAGCTTTGTAAAAAGTCACTTAAAAATTTATATAATGCTGAGTTATATTTTATACTAACTGCAAAACTAGTAAACTCCAAAATTATATATCTATTTTCAACATTTATGATATTTTGTAAAACATCACTAATCTCTTTTTTTAAAAGAACCGTTAACCCTATTTTATTTGCTAAAAACTCCATAGCTTTTATATTTACACCCAATATTGGAAAATCTAATTTTCCTATCCAATATTGTTTCAAAGCTTCATTTGTAGGAGTTCTTCCACTACTTATATGCTCTTGAGCTAAGAAACCCTCTTCACCCAATTTTTTAAAATAACCTCTAATTGTTGCAGTTGAGTACTCTAATTCATACATAGATTTTAACTCTTTTGAACCTATTGGTTCTAAGTTTTCTATATATGCTTTAATAATAGATTGTAGCAAAAACTCTTTTTTATCTATCATAAAACCCTACTTTTTCAATTTTTAGCACTCTGTTACTCAAACTGCTAAAGAATTATATCTTATTGAGCCAACATTTGTCAAGTCTTATTATAATTTATTTAAAGAATTTTAGATTTTAATGTTTTTGTTTATAAACTCTATTTAACAATCTATCCCATTTATTATCGTTTTGCCAATCTATAACTACCTTATTTGTAAACTTATCAGAACTAAATTGGTACGCATCAATTTCATTAAAAGCTACATTAGGAAGTAGATCAACTCTTTTTGAAAGTGGTAAAACCTTAAAGCTAAGATTATCTAAAACCAAAGGAGATTTATTTTTATCTTCTATATAAAAAAGAACCATATGCATTCCAGAACTAGTTCTCTCTTTTACAACTGCCATATATAGATTTTCTTTTTTTACTCCTAACTCTAAAAGAGTAAAATATTTTGCTATTGCATAATCTTCACAATCACCTCTACCTTTTATTAAAAACTCTTTTGGGGTCATCCAATAATCATCAATTCCTATACTAAAATTATCAAGTTCAGGCAAAGTTCTATTTATAAAGAAGTTTACTCTATCTAGTTTCTCATTTAATGTTAGATTCTTAGTCTTTGCTCTAAACTCTTTATATTTTTCTACTCTTTTATAAATAGCACTTTTTTGTTTTGAACTCTCAATTGTATTTATATCATAGCTATTTAATTTAAGCTCATAAGCAAAACTATTTATGAATAATATAGATATTATAAGATATATCTTTTTCATTTATAAATAATCTTTGCCAAATATAAACCATTTGGACTTATAGGAGTTTTAAAAATACACTTTTCACAATTTAACTGTTGTTTTAAATCATTTATATTTAGCTTTTTATCATTTATTGCCAACAAAAACCCAACCATAAGCCTTATTTGGCTTCTCAAATAAGAGTTTGCACAAAATTTAAATACATAAATATCTCTATATTTATAAAATTTTGTAGAAAATATCTCTCTTTTCGTAATCTCTTTTTGGCTTCCTGTTTTCTGAAAGTATAAGAAATCATAAACTCCTATAAACTCTTTTATTGCACTTCTTAAGAGTGGCTCATCAATATTTTTTATATAAGTTATATATTTTGAATTAAATGGAGTTGTTGGTTTTGTAGTAACTATATATCTATAAATTCTCTTTTTTGCACTAAATCTTGAGTGAAAATCATCTTTTACTTTTACTATATCTTTTATCTTTATTGAATTTGGAAGTCTCTTATTTAAAATCTCTTTCAGTTTATAAAAATCTTCCCAATAATTTGGAACAAAACAGTTAAAAACTTGCCCTGTTGCATGAACATCTCTATCTGTTCTTCCACTTAAAACTATTTTTGTATCAATATTTATACTTTTAAAAGCTCTTAAAAGCTCATCTTCTACTGTTATTTTACTTGGTTGTTTTTGACTTCCTAAAAAAGAGCTTCCATCATAAGAGATAGTAAACTTTAAGTTTATACTCAAAATTAATACTCTTTTTTTGTAGTTTTACTATATATAATATAGCTAAACATAATCCAAATAGTTGGAATTATATATAAAGAGTGTAAAAGTAGCCTCTCTCCTATATATTTTATAAATACATAATATATTACAACTGTTAGTACAGAGTAAACCACTGCTCTGTTTTTTTCATAACGTGGATTAAAATAACCAAAAACTATCACTAAGAATAGAGATATTAGAGGAAATATAGAAGATAAGATATAAAATGAGAAATCATCAATATCTTTGTTATGTTTTAAAGCTCTTTTCCAAAAGTTATAAGATGTATCAAAAGCTTCAATATCTGTGTTTGTAATTGAATCATTTATATACATACTACTATAATCAATTTGACTAAGCTCATTATCATCTATTGCAAAAACCTTTCCATTTATAAGCTTAAAACTCAAATGATTTTTATCATTTTCAAGTAAAGCTTCATCACTTACAATAAAATTTTCTGAATTTTTTTCACTCTTAAATAGAGTAACCTCTTTATAAATATTTTCATTTTTTTTATTTATATAAATCAACCAATCTCCAAATTTTTGTCCAAATTCACTCTCTTTTATATTAAAATTTGCCTCTTTTTTCTTAATTTCAGAGAATGATTTTGTTAAATATTTTGTTTTTGGAATAAGTCCCAAAGATATTATTAGTAAAAATATAGTTAAAAAAGCTGTCACTGGAAATAATATTTTGATTATATTTAGTGGATTTAGACCATAAGATGTGATAACAACGAGCTCATACTCACTTGATAACTTTGATAAACAAATTGCTAATGACATAAAAAATGATATAGGTAAAGTATAAAATACAACTTGTGGAATTGAATAGATATAAAGTTTTAAGAGTTCAAAAGATGTCATAGTAATAACAGAAGTAAGACTTGCAATTTTAACCAAAAAAACAACAGAAGTTATAAAAAACAGTCCTAAAAATATAGGGAAAAAGCTAATTGCTAGTTGTGAATGTAAATAGTTACTTAATCTCAATAAAAATCCTTAATAATATTTGATAAATTAAAAAAATACTCCAATAAAAAACCAAAAACCAAAAATGGAATAAAAGGTATTTCAATTTCATTTTTTCTATTCTTTAAATAAATTGCATAAAATATGGTCAAAATTGCACTTAAGAATATTGCAATAAATGTATTATAAACTCCTAAAATTACACTAAAAGATGCGATTAAAGGAATATCTCCTTCCCCTAATGCCATTTGAGTCTTTAAACTTTCATCTTTTAGTAATCTTGACTTTATATTCTGTATATAAAATGTAACTAAGAAATTTAGTATTACAAAAGCTCCAGCAACTATAAAAGCACTTTGAAGTGCTTCATAAATATCTAGTTTTGTAATAAAAAAAGATGTCAAAAAAGAGAACAGTAAAAGATAATCTGGCACAGCTTTATATCTAAAATCATATATAGTTAGAACAACTAAATTTATTATAAAAAGTACAAAAACTATAGTCTGAAAAAGATTAAACTCCACCAAATCGTCTCTCTCTTTTTTTATAATCGCTTATTATATCTTCTAGCTCATTTATTGAAAAATCTGGCCAAAGTGTAGATGTAAAAAACATCTCAGCATAGGCATTTTGCCATAACAAATAGTTTGAAAGTCGTATCTCCCCACTTGTTCTTATAAGTAAATCTACATTTGGCATAAAATATGTATCAAGGCAAGATTCAAAGTTTTGCTCATTTACTTCAAGATTTTTTTCATTTAGCTTTTTTATAGCTCTTATTATCTCATCTTTTGAGCCATAATTTAATGCTAAAACTTGTGTGAGAGAGCTACATTGCTTTGTCTTCTCTTCAATATCTTTTATAGTAACTTGCAAAGATTTAGAAAAACGGCTTAAATCTCCAATAGCTTTAAATCTTATACTATTTTCTAGAAAAGTATCTAACTCATTTTTTAGATACTTTTCTAAAAGCTTCATCAAAAACTCAACTTCTAATTTAGGTCTTGTCCAGTTTTCAGTTGAAAAGGCATAAAGAGTAAGATATTTTACCCCTATTTTTGCACAATGTTTTGTAATGTTTCTCACAACTTTTGCACCCTCTTCATGACCAGCTGTTCTTTTAAATCCTCGCTCTTTTGCCCATCTTCCATTTCCATCCATGATTATTGCAATATGAGTGGGCAAATTTATACTACTCATTTGTAAACTCTTTTTGCAAAACTTCTAAAAGTTTTAGTGAGATATCTAGTTTTTCTCCACTAAAATCAAAACTTTTATTGTTTAAGATTAACTCTACAGTATTTGTATCACTTCCAAAAGT
This window contains:
- a CDS encoding prepilin peptidase, which translates into the protein MEFNLFQTIVFVLFIINLVVLTIYDFRYKAVPDYLLLFSFLTSFFITKLDIYEALQSAFIVAGAFVILNFLVTFYIQNIKSRLLKDESLKTQMALGEGDIPLIASFSVILGVYNTFIAIFLSAILTIFYAIYLKNRKNEIEIPFIPFLVFGFLLEYFFNLSNIIKDFY
- a CDS encoding di-trans,poly-cis-decaprenylcistransferase; this encodes MSSINLPTHIAIIMDGNGRWAKERGFKRTAGHEEGAKVVRNITKHCAKIGVKYLTLYAFSTENWTRPKLEVEFLMKLLEKYLKNELDTFLENSIRFKAIGDLSRFSKSLQVTIKDIEEKTKQCSSLTQVLALNYGSKDEIIRAIKKLNEKNLEVNEQNFESCLDTYFMPNVDLLIRTSGEIRLSNYLLWQNAYAEMFFTSTLWPDFSINELEDIISDYKKRERRFGGV
- a CDS encoding LptF/LptG family permease, with the protein product MRLSNYLHSQLAISFFPIFLGLFFITSVVFLVKIASLTSVITMTSFELLKLYIYSIPQVVFYTLPISFFMSLAICLSKLSSEYELVVITSYGLNPLNIIKILFPVTAFLTIFLLIISLGLIPKTKYLTKSFSEIKKKEANFNIKESEFGQKFGDWLIYINKKNENIYKEVTLFKSEKNSENFIVSDEALLENDKNHLSFKLINGKVFAIDDNELSQIDYSSMYINDSITNTDIEAFDTSYNFWKRALKHNKDIDDFSFYILSSIFPLISLFLVIVFGYFNPRYEKNRAVVYSVLTVVIYYVFIKYIGERLLLHSLYIIPTIWIMFSYIIYSKTTKKEY